The following are encoded together in the Zygosaccharomyces rouxii strain CBS732 chromosome C complete sequence genome:
- the HSL7 gene encoding protein arginine N-methyltransferase (similar to uniprot|P38274 Saccharomyces cerevisiae YBR133C HSL7 Protein arginine N-methyltransferase, bud neck localization), with product MHSNVFVGVKFNNSNEQNQILENDNGISTAKKNGSLSSSSSTTTTTTNGKNRLPNNYDYVLLPITNSRYRENVRRQFNLFEKESKSVDHSVLQISEPQLQDLCIPPFNATHANNSNSNNDSPAYIGLLSSWLELESPKVSIREMAFQVLLNECKYARFVGINKLIVAPPRDLSELQRYSQVIAKLLNHKVVSGSSPLLLSISLPLYEDSDPLATWELWNTIRKLCDYHRSLSVSLAVPRIKTPSHVLNRWLCEPVSCLLISSSIFATNKYQYPVLHKFNQNLIQKFQRLNGNSHANMNGELCIILHGMEKYSGAVKGGESAYLEYINYLLKKGDKLFVLRNNDNQEGSKRNNPSIVYNQPTLDLCSPRLMPPLKPHSESLSNQVYSVFEKDTVKYDSYHAAIQEALKDLLTTHRFDQDSPLIILVAGAGRGPLVDRTVQVVKNFNIWNQVQLIALEKNAQACLYLQKRNYDFWDNRVKIVKQDMLHWEDSSLKVDLCISELLGSFGCNELAPECLWEIEKNHSKPSTIFIPQSYASYVAPISSPLILQNLSEVSNAQESPWIMHNVPYCILSSRVNEIWSFEHPLRNSHSDTDFFSKSSLSEFKVKHRGEMHGIIGFFSARLYNDTILSTLPDDCVLDTVSLQRDEISSDASFQRKIDQIQITDSLKGAHGSKNLSDNKFNKSFHTPGLYSWSPIVFPLRQPFPIADDTELSVFMSRNHSLQEKLIWYEWSVESFVYLVVSGASMQKPPMNTPPTSTRKHSAQHHHQQHRPSGSGSQPNYETRFSELDEMGFNNTEQGFLPHHETGWQSVNDIHGLSTSADNAVGPPMFNLDPQNETEEDEDEEVHVRVKTGISALHNINGKSFSIPL from the coding sequence ATGCACAGTAACGTATTCGTTGGTGTTAAGTttaataatagtaatgaacAAAATCAgatattggaaaatgataacGGTATCAGTACTGCCAAGAAAAATGGCTCATTGAGTAGTAGTAGCAGCACTACTACTACAACCACTAATGGTAAAAATCGATTACCTAATAATTATGATTACGTTTTACTGCCAATAACGAATTCAAGGTACAGAGAGAACGTGAGGCGACAGTTTAATTTATTCGAGAAAGAGTCGAAATCTGTGGACCATAGCGTTTTGCAGATCTCGGAGCCGCAATTGCAAGATCTGTGTATCCCACCGTTCAATGCTACGCATGCTAACAATagtaacagtaataatgatTCGCCGGCTTATATTGGACTATTATCATCGTGGTTAGAATTAGAGTCACCAAAGGTCTCGATAAGGGAAATGGCATTTCAAGTTTTACTTAACGAATGCAAATATGCAAGATTTGTTGGtatcaacaaattgataGTTGCACCCCCACGTGATCTCTCTGAATTACAAAGGTATTCGCAAGTCATAGCCAAACTGTTAAATCATAAGGTAGTTTCAGGCTCTTCTCCACTTCTACtgtcaatttctttaccGTTGTATGAAGACAGCGATCCGTTAGCTACGTGGGAACTTTGGAATACAATAAGGAAGTTGTGTGATTATCATCGTTCACTGAGTGTTTCGCTAGCCGTGCCAAGGATTAAGACACCATCTCACGTTTTAAATAGATGGCTATGTGAGCCAGTGTCGTGTCTGTTAATATCATCGTCAATTTTTGCGACCAATAAATATCAATACCCGGTATTGCATAAAtttaatcaaaatttgatccaaaaatttcaaagattaaATGGTAATTCACATGCAAATATGAACGGTGAGCTTTGTATCATTTTACATGGTATGGAAAAATATTCCGGTGCCGTAAAAGGTGGCGAAAGTGCATATTTGGAGTATATCAAttatttgttgaagaaaggtGATAAACTGTTTGTCCTGAGAAATAACGACAATCAAGAGGGTTCAAAGAGAAATAATCCGTCAATCGTATATAACCAACCGACGTTAGATTTATGCTCACCAAGATTGATGCCGCCTTTAAAACCTCACTCGGAATCATTGTCAAATCAAGTTTATtcagtttttgaaaaagacaCTGTGAAGTATGATTCTTATCATGCTGCTATTCAAGAAGCATTGAAAGATCTGCTGACAACCCATCGCTTTGATCAAGATTCACCATTGATTATTCTCGTGGCTGGTGCCGGTAGAGGACCACTGGTGGATAGGACTGTACAAGTTGTTAAGAATTTTAACATTTGGAATCAAGTTCAATTAATTGCGCTTGAAAAGAATGCGCAGGCATGCTTATATTtacaaaagagaaattaCGATTTTTGGGACAACCGAGTTAAGATTGTCAAACAAGATATGTTACATTGGGAAGATAGTTCATTGAAAGTTGATCTTTGTATAAGTGAACTATTAGGATCCTTTGGCTGTAACGAATTAGCGCCAGAATGCCTTtgggaaattgaaaaaaatcattcCAAACCTTCCACGATTTTTATACCACAATCTTATGCCTCCTACGTGGCCCCCATATCATCGCCATTAATTTTACAGAATTTGTCTGAGGTATCGAATGCGCAGGAATCGCCTTGGATAATGCATAATGTTCCCTACTGTATTCTTTCGTCGAGAGTTAATGAAATATGGTCATTTGAGCATCCGTTAAGAAATAGTCATTCGGATACAGATTTTTTCTCCAAGAGTTCACTAAGTGAGTTTAAAGTAAAGCATAGGGGTGAAATGCACGGTATAATTGGGTTTTTCTCTGCTAGATTATACAACGATACAATTTTGTCAACTTTACCTGATGATTGTGTATTGGATACGGTTTCATTGCAAAGGGACGAAATTTCTAGTGACGCTTCATTTCAAAGGAAGATAGATCAAATACAGATAACAGATTCGTTGAAAGGCGCTCATGGATCGAAAAATTTATCGGataataaatttaataaGTCTTTCCATACTCCAGGACTTTATTCTTGGTCACCCATAGTTTTCCCGCTAAGACAACCTTTCCCCATAGCGGATGATACTGAACTATCAGTCTTTATGTCACGTAACcattctttacaagaaaaattgatatgGTATGAGTGGTCAGTCGAAAGTTTTGTGTATCTTGTTGTGTCAGGAGCATCAATGCAAAAACCACCTATGAATACACCACCTACATCTACGAGGAAGCATTCCGCtcagcatcatcatcaacagcaTCGCCCATCAGGCTCAGGATCACAACCTAATTACGAAACAAGGTTCTCAGAATTAGACGAAATGGGATTCAATAATACTGAACAAGGGTTTTTACCACATCACGAAACGGGTTGGCAAAGTGTTAATGATATTCACGGGTTGAGTACATCTGCAGATAACGCTGTAGGCCCACCAATGTTCAACTTAGATCCTCAAAACGAAAcggaggaagatgaagatgaagaggtACACGTCAGAGTTAAGACTGGTATTTCTGCCTTGCACAACATCAATGgtaaatctttttcaatcccACTTTGA
- the CKS1 gene encoding cyclin-dependent protein kinase regulatory subunit CKS1 (highly similar to uniprot|P20486 Saccharomyces cerevisiae YBR135W CKS1 Subunit of the Cdc28 protein kinase required for mitotic proteolysis may also be involved in the proteolysis of the G1 cyclins), with product MYHHHHTFQGRKLTDQERARVLEFQDSIHYSPRYSDDTHEYRHVMLPKAMLKVIPSDYFNSETGTLRILTEDEWRGLGVTQSLGWEHYECHAPEPHILLFKRPLNYETELRAAAAAVAAAQQQQQQQQQSLQADSQVRIP from the coding sequence ATgtatcatcaccatcataCTTTCCAAGGAAGAAAACTCACAGATCAAGAAAGAGCTCGAGTTCTTGAATTCCAAGACTCAATTCATTATTCCCCACGTTATTCTGACGATACTCATGAATACAGGCATGTAATGTTGCCAAAGGCGATGCTAAAAGTTATACCATCTGATTATTTTAATTCTGAAACCGGTACATTGAGAATCTTAACAGAAGATGAATGGAGAGGTTTAGGTGTCACACAGTCATTGGGTTGGGAACACTATGAATGCCATGCACCTGAACCACATATTctacttttcaaaagaccaTTAAACTACGAAACCGAATTAAgagctgctgctgctgctgtagCTGCTGctcaacagcaacaacaacaacagcaacaaaGCCTGCAGGCTGATTCTCAAGTAAGGATACCATGA
- a CDS encoding uncharacterized protein (similar to uniprot|Q86ZS6 Saccharomyces cerevisiae YPR089W Hypothetical ORF) → MSMLDDIWGPGPEVSLSRDSDKALQAKSTLHEILSQENREEEDIWVQLVHLIADYDPGDEQLKAFEELLPKIGDQVNDKARTGLALIHYVIIYDHASYIELLHRYRLNLNLLDDVIGYSPLMWAFHLNRQDCCIELFSFIEELDFDMKNKEGLTAWDIVTPASSISEFLDQNNIFQYKNSTANSPITIEEPTPDHSLDLQMADMSLKGETGTGGAGGRGGFGSSDDFDFEKLVKDQYFEVEDFDVPQILDLLVSLPEKYPHVTTYPAGLLFQCIRYADHKIKSPSLVESLVHLSLTRIISNLSNDLVPNEETTGDIVVQSYWFSAISFLYYYLCRDEGFFKRNPKSLQDLVNGMHSLMVELTSSIHSRLVPLIEPTLLSYTTIEDVKQTMYKKDWNIFKKKRPEKNRNAGDKTKSVSYYHDEMLKHLYPPSLKEQMKLSPMKLVQIFGALAYVLELHQIHPLLRQQFLSTAISWFSTALFNRLMSEKKKKYLSRARAIQIKLNLSSLENWIKNNDLIPPKPVLIDDFMWQRFPYTLAKDLSDIDLSHPPIRNVATYKPVDTDKDNTCVYDTTNSLFYYQSLHRIAQLHLAPVNQLLQWLQVATSLENEESLDETASLLSSLTPLQLLKSVERYSYEVDEHKFKSPLKKKLSAIVKSQNAKGDPYLAERQLPLLALPTIAELTDTYTYSPDSENYLPILSVEIQDAMYDIHDENVRLRKDEAIAIAHRRSLEEEEEEEEEEDNNNDKDNDDDESNEKDISEMLYLRDTGGFSKSDGDVGDAYFKEINAPSAIAHRPTWADNPEVEANPW, encoded by the coding sequence ATGAGCATGCTGGACGACATATGGGGTCCTGGCCCTGAAGTTTCCCTTTCACGAGATTCAGATAAGGCCCTTCAAGCTAAATCGACCCTACATGAGATATTGTCGCAAGAAAAtcgtgaagaagaagatataTGGGTGCAACTAGTGCATCTTATTGCAGATTATGACCCTGGTGATGAACAACTAAAGGCATTTGAGGAACTTTTGCCCAAGATCGGGGACCAAGTTAACGACAAAGCGCGCACTGGGTTAGCACTGATCCACTACGTGATCATCTACGATCATGCTAGTTACATCGAATTATTGCATAGGTACCGTTTGAACCTGAATCTTTTGGACGACGTAATAGGATATTCACCATTGATGTGGGCGTTTCATCTGAATAGACAAGACTGCTGCATTGAACTTTTCTCCTTTATTGAGGAATTGGATTTTGATATGAAAAACAAGGAAGGATTGACTGCTTGGGATATCGTAACTCCTGCCTCTTCTATTAGCGAATTTTTGGATCAGAACAACATCTTCCAATACAAAAACAGTACAGCGAACAGCCCTATAACCATAGAAGAACCAACACCGGATCACAGTTTGGATTTACAAATGGCAGATATGTCGTTGAAGGGTGAAACTGGGACCGGAGGGGCCGGTGGCCGGGGTGGATTTGGATCCtctgatgattttgatttcGAAAAACTGGTGAAGGATCAGTATTTCGAAGTTGAAGATTTCGATGTTCCACAAATCCTAGACCTTTTGGTTTCATTACCCGAAAAGTACCCTCATGTCACTACCTATCCGGCGGGACTTCTGTTCCAGTGCATTAGATATGCTGATCATAAGATAAAATCACCTTCATTAGTAGAGTCCCTAGTACATCTTTCATTGACAAGAAttatttccaatttatcgAATGATTTGGTACCTAATGAGGAGACCACGGGTGACATTGTGGTCCAATCCTATTGGTTTAGTGCCATTTCCTTCCTCTACTATTATCTGTGCAGAGATGAGGGATTCTTTAAGAGAAACCCCAAGAGTTTGCAAGATTTGGTTAACGGTATGCACTCTCTTATGGTAGAGCTGACCTCATCAATTCATTCCAGATTGGTGCCGTTAATAGAACCTACGTTGTTGTCTTATACTACCATCGAGGACGTCAAACAGACAATGTACAAGAAGGattggaatatttttaaaaagaagagacCAGAAAAAAATCGTAATGCTGGCGACAAGACGAAAAGTGTCTCCTACTATCATGATGAGATGTTAAAGCACCTGTATCCGCCCTCTCTAAAGGAACAGATGAAATTATCCccaatgaaattggtgCAAATTTTCGGTGCTTTAGCTTACGTCTTGGAGTTACACCAGATCCACCCATTGCTACGGCAACAGTTTTTATCAACTGCAATAAGTTGGTTTTCCACAGCTCTCTTCAATAGGCTAATGagtgaaaagaagaagaaatatcTGAGTAGGGCAAGAGCAATACAgattaaattaaatttatcTAGTTTGGAAAACTGGATCAAGAACAACGACCTAATACCTCCTAAACCGGTTCTCATAGATGATTTTATGTGGCAGAGATTCCCTTATACTTTAGCCAAAGATTTGAGCGATATAGATTTATCTCATCCTCCAATAAGAAACGTTGCAACTTACAAACCGGTTGACACAGATAAAGATAATACTTGTGTTTACGATAcaacaaattctttattctACTACCAATCACTACATCGCATCGCCCAACTTCATTTGGCTCCTGTCAACCAACTCCTACAATGGTTACAGGTTGCGACCTCCTTGGAAAATGAGGAATCTCTAGATGAAACAGCTAGTCTACTATCCTCATTAACCCCCCTACAACTTTTGAAGTCTGTGGAAAGATACAGTTATGAAGTTGATGAACATAAATTTAAATCtccattgaaaaagaaactttCAGCTATAGTCAAATCTCAAAATGCCAAAGGTGATCCATACTTGGCGGAAAGACAACTACCACTTTTGGCGTTACCAACTATTGCAGAGTTGACGGATACTTACACTTATAGTCCTGATAGTGAAAATTACCTACCCATATTATCAGTAGAAATTCAAGACGCAATGTATGATATCCACGATGAAAATGTGAGGTTACGTAAAGATGAGGCAATCGCTATAGCTCATAGGAGAAGTttagaggaagaagaagaggaagaagaggaagaggataataataatgataaagataatgatgacgatgaatcgaatgaaaaggatataTCCGAAATGCTTTATTTGAGGGATACTGGAGGTTTTTCAAAGAGTGACGGTGATGTGGGCGATgcatatttcaaagaaatcaatGCCCCATCTGCTATTGCACATCGTCCAACTTGGGCGGATAATCCAGAGGTTGAAGCTAATCCATGGTga